A window of bacterium contains these coding sequences:
- the hydF gene encoding [FeFe] hydrogenase H-cluster maturation GTPase HydF — translation MLSTPKGFRLHIGLFGRRNVGKSSILNALTRQDVSIVSDVAGTTTDPVEKPMELLPLGPVLFIDTAGIDDVGALGEMRVARTKQIFDRCDLGVIIVGMERGSPEPPSPACGSGEPRSSDFGPFEEEILKELQQRQIPVIIVLNKADLGAPDQALLDRFKAAKIPVVQTVAVQGQGLPELREALIKHAPEDFINMPSIMGDLLPAGELAVLVVPIDLEAPKGRLILPQVNAIRDVLDVDAYCMVVKERELRDALERLNRPPAIVVTDSQGFLKVAGDTPPEIPMTSFSILFARYRGDLFEFVRGALTIDRLKPGDRILIAEACSHHPIGEDIGTVKIPRWLTQYVGGKLEFDNVQGHDFPDDVTPYRLIVHCGSCMWNRREMLSRILRCRQQGVPITNYGVTIAYSLGIFERALGPFPSALEEYRRFRREQVGKRKA, via the coding sequence ATGCTATCCACCCCCAAAGGCTTCCGCCTTCACATCGGCCTCTTTGGCCGGCGTAATGTCGGCAAGTCGTCCATCCTCAATGCCCTCACCCGGCAGGATGTCTCCATCGTCTCCGACGTGGCCGGCACGACCACCGACCCCGTCGAGAAGCCCATGGAGCTGCTGCCGCTCGGGCCCGTGCTGTTCATTGACACCGCCGGCATTGACGATGTCGGCGCGCTCGGCGAGATGCGCGTGGCGCGGACGAAGCAGATCTTCGACCGGTGCGACCTCGGCGTCATCATCGTCGGCATGGAGCGCGGCTCTCCAGAGCCGCCTTCGCCGGCCTGCGGCTCTGGAGAGCCGCGGTCCAGTGACTTCGGCCCCTTCGAGGAGGAGATCCTCAAGGAGCTGCAGCAACGCCAGATCCCCGTCATCATCGTGCTCAACAAGGCGGACCTCGGCGCGCCCGACCAGGCCCTGCTGGACCGCTTCAAGGCCGCCAAGATCCCGGTGGTGCAGACCGTCGCGGTGCAGGGCCAGGGCCTCCCCGAGCTGCGCGAGGCGCTCATCAAACACGCGCCCGAGGACTTCATCAACATGCCCTCGATCATGGGCGACCTGCTGCCGGCCGGGGAGTTGGCGGTGCTGGTCGTGCCCATTGATCTGGAGGCCCCCAAAGGCCGGCTGATTCTGCCGCAGGTCAACGCCATCCGCGACGTGCTGGATGTGGACGCCTACTGCATGGTCGTCAAGGAGCGCGAGCTGCGCGACGCGCTGGAGCGCCTCAACCGCCCGCCGGCCATCGTTGTCACCGACAGCCAGGGCTTCCTGAAGGTCGCCGGCGACACCCCGCCCGAGATCCCCATGACCTCGTTCTCGATCCTCTTCGCCCGCTACCGGGGCGATCTGTTCGAGTTCGTGCGGGGCGCGCTGACCATAGACCGCCTCAAGCCCGGCGACCGCATTCTGATCGCCGAGGCCTGCTCGCACCACCCCATTGGCGAGGACATCGGCACCGTCAAGATCCCGCGCTGGCTGACCCAGTACGTCGGCGGCAAGCTGGAGTTCGACAATGTGCAGGGGCACGACTTCCCCGATGACGTGACACCCTATCGGCTCATCGTCCACTGTGGGTCATGCATGTGGAACCGGCGCGAGATGCTGTCGCGCATTCTACGCTGCCGCCAGCAGGGCGTACCGATCACCAACTACGGGGTCACGATCGCGTATAGCCTGGGGATCTTCGAGCGCGCGCTGGGGCCGTTCCCGTCGGCGCTGGAGGAGTACCGCCGCTTCCGGCGGGAGCAGGTGGGGAAGCGGAAGGCGTAG